A single region of the Candidatus Hadarchaeales archaeon genome encodes:
- a CDS encoding hydrogenase maturation protease, protein MKFVLCLGSFFASDDVFGLLVAKELTKKGLKNVQICGSDLSPLISRIEEVETLIIVDAVDWGAKPGEIFVKNLEEIEDFSGLVTHGLSPIFIVRILRELTGKPKEVYIVGVQPAKVELGVESSEDIEKSVEDVVEIVLDLLKS, encoded by the coding sequence GTGAAATTTGTACTCTGTTTGGGCAGTTTCTTCGCCTCTGACGATGTTTTTGGTCTTCTCGTCGCAAAGGAGTTAACGAAAAAGGGCTTGAAAAATGTTCAGATCTGTGGTTCGGATCTTTCTCCGCTTATCTCGAGGATAGAAGAGGTGGAGACTCTGATAATAGTGGATGCCGTCGATTGGGGGGCAAAACCCGGGGAGATTTTTGTGAAAAATTTGGAAGAAATTGAGGATTTTTCAGGTTTGGTTACTCACGGCCTTTCTCCAATTTTTATTGTCAGGATTCTTAGAGAATTGACAGGGAAGCCGAAGGAGGTCTATATCGTTGGAGTTCAACCAGCCAAAGTTGAGCTTGGTGTGGAAAGCTCTGAAGATATTGAAAAATCGGTTGAAGATGTTGTTGAAATAGTTTTGGATCTTCTCAAGTCCTGA
- a CDS encoding DUF763 domain-containing protein — MKRVGVAELPLHGGKCPPWLFGRMKRLGGAIAELIVREYGRKEFLRRLGDPFFLQSLGCVLGYDWHSSGLTTVTMGALKEALAERDLGIVVCGGKGLVSRRTPDEIEKVAEKFSFSTAEKERLKYASRMVAKVDNACVQDGYQLYHHTFVLSEDGDWAVVQQGMREKFARRYHWISEGLKSFVEEPHSGIAGERKEDVVLDMTAEESEEARKTSVDLVRENPRRLLSYVRGAEQKLLDEYLEKKPEVKVLLMPAGHRISELTEKTIAALKRAYEIQPENYEELVAIKGIGPKAIRALALVSAVIYGKPPSWKDPVRYSFAHGGKDGIPYPVDRKTYQTTIEILEEAIEGMEAGKEEKIRALRRLHEFVG; from the coding sequence ATGAAAAGAGTGGGTGTTGCGGAGCTTCCTCTTCATGGCGGGAAATGTCCTCCTTGGCTTTTCGGCAGGATGAAGAGACTTGGGGGCGCTATTGCGGAGCTCATCGTCAGAGAGTACGGGAGGAAGGAGTTTCTCCGCAGGCTGGGAGATCCGTTTTTCCTCCAGTCTCTTGGTTGTGTTTTGGGTTATGATTGGCATAGCTCTGGTTTGACGACTGTGACGATGGGTGCTCTTAAAGAGGCACTTGCTGAGAGGGATCTTGGGATAGTCGTCTGCGGCGGAAAGGGTCTGGTTTCAAGGAGGACGCCGGACGAGATAGAGAAGGTTGCGGAGAAGTTCTCTTTCTCGACCGCGGAGAAGGAGAGGCTGAAGTATGCGAGTAGGATGGTTGCGAAGGTGGACAATGCTTGTGTTCAGGATGGATATCAGCTTTACCATCATACTTTCGTTTTGAGTGAGGATGGGGACTGGGCGGTTGTTCAGCAGGGGATGAGGGAGAAGTTTGCTAGGCGGTATCATTGGATATCGGAGGGTTTGAAGAGCTTCGTGGAGGAGCCGCATTCGGGGATAGCTGGAGAGAGAAAGGAGGATGTTGTTTTGGATATGACGGCTGAGGAGAGCGAAGAGGCGAGGAAGACGAGCGTGGATTTGGTGAGGGAGAACCCGAGGAGACTTCTCTCTTATGTTAGGGGTGCGGAGCAGAAGCTTTTGGATGAGTATCTGGAGAAGAAGCCGGAGGTTAAGGTTCTTCTCATGCCTGCGGGGCACAGGATATCGGAGTTGACGGAAAAGACGATTGCGGCGCTTAAGAGGGCTTACGAGATTCAGCCTGAGAATTATGAAGAGCTAGTGGCAATAAAGGGAATTGGTCCGAAGGCGATAAGGGCTCTTGCTCTTGTCTCAGCGGTTATCTATGGGAAGCCGCCATCTTGGAAGGATCCTGTGAGGTATAGCTTCGCGCATGGAGGGAAGGACGGGATTCCGTATCCTGTTGATAGGAAAACATATCAGACGACGATCGAGATTCTCGAAGAGGCGATAGAGGGAATGGAAGCTGGGAAGGAGGAGAAAATCCGAGCTCTTCGGAGACTTCACGAGTTTGTTGGGTAG
- a CDS encoding helix-turn-helix domain-containing protein: MTTDLDPRTLKVYETMKKLGATSPNSLKTADDIMRACGLPKSVVNNALMTLVNKGYAKRVAREKAAGYYLLK; encoded by the coding sequence ATGACAACAGATCTGGATCCAAGGACGCTGAAAGTTTATGAGACGATGAAGAAGCTCGGGGCTACCTCGCCAAACTCTCTGAAGACCGCGGACGACATAATGCGCGCCTGTGGTCTTCCGAAGAGCGTGGTGAACAACGCTCTAATGACTCTTGTGAACAAGGGTTATGCGAAGAGGGTGGCGAGGGAGAAGGCTGCCGGTTACTATCTTTTGAAGTGA
- a CDS encoding Ni/Fe hydrogenase subunit alpha yields the protein MREILVEHLARVEGHGNIRVVVDKENVREVKMEILEGPRFIEKILVGRSIDEAPDIVARICSICPDPHSVACVNAIEKAIGFRPSEQTRVLRELQLISDVISSHALHLFLLALPDFLGYPDAISMVSKYGKEVALGLKVKKAGNVIKEVLTGRSVHGCTVKPGGYTRVPTQEELEKLEKSLAEAMDGARLAVDLFASFDLPEVFREENMFMAVDPGEVYGFSGEHILISNGERRPVENYRLLTNERVVPHSTAKHSYYQGESFMVGALARILLNRGKLKGEAVELADRIWEKLDPKNPLANNLAQALELVYSVERAIELIEWLLDHGIGEPRGEMKIKAGVGVAAVEAPRGILYHFYEVDGEGKIARADIVTPTAQNAANIEKYLRISAQRLLERGVDNLEPHLEMLVRAYDPCISCSAHLVRVVRLNE from the coding sequence ATGAGGGAAATCCTGGTTGAACATCTGGCGAGAGTTGAGGGTCACGGCAATATAAGAGTTGTTGTTGATAAGGAGAACGTTCGGGAGGTGAAGATGGAGATTTTGGAAGGACCAAGGTTTATTGAGAAAATTCTTGTTGGAAGGAGCATAGACGAGGCGCCGGACATAGTTGCAAGAATATGCTCGATTTGCCCGGATCCACACTCGGTTGCATGTGTGAACGCGATAGAGAAGGCCATAGGCTTTAGGCCGAGTGAACAAACGAGAGTTTTGAGAGAGCTTCAGCTTATATCGGATGTTATATCGAGCCATGCTCTTCATCTTTTCCTCCTAGCTCTTCCAGACTTTCTTGGTTATCCAGATGCAATTTCTATGGTTTCCAAGTATGGGAAGGAGGTGGCCTTGGGTTTGAAGGTCAAAAAGGCGGGGAACGTGATCAAGGAGGTTCTGACGGGCAGATCGGTTCACGGATGTACGGTAAAGCCGGGTGGATATACGAGAGTTCCGACCCAGGAGGAATTAGAAAAGCTTGAAAAGAGTCTGGCGGAAGCGATGGATGGTGCAAGGCTTGCGGTGGATTTGTTTGCTTCTTTCGATCTTCCAGAGGTCTTCAGAGAGGAAAATATGTTTATGGCGGTTGATCCCGGGGAGGTTTACGGTTTTTCGGGTGAGCACATTTTAATATCGAATGGAGAGAGGAGACCTGTTGAGAATTATAGACTTCTAACGAATGAGAGGGTTGTTCCTCACTCAACCGCCAAGCACTCATATTATCAGGGCGAGTCCTTCATGGTTGGAGCTCTCGCTCGAATCCTTCTCAACAGGGGAAAGCTAAAGGGTGAAGCGGTGGAGCTGGCGGATAGAATTTGGGAGAAGCTGGATCCGAAGAATCCTCTGGCGAATAACCTCGCGCAGGCGTTGGAACTCGTGTATTCGGTTGAGAGAGCTATTGAGCTCATCGAATGGCTCCTTGATCATGGCATAGGGGAACCTAGAGGGGAGATGAAGATAAAGGCTGGGGTGGGTGTGGCGGCAGTCGAAGCCCCTCGTGGAATTTTGTATCACTTTTATGAGGTTGACGGGGAGGGAAAGATAGCTCGTGCGGACATAGTCACTCCCACTGCTCAAAATGCCGCGAACATTGAGAAATATCTGAGGATATCTGCGCAGAGACTTTTGGAGAGAGGAGTGGATAATCTCGAGCCTCACCTTGAGATGCTTGTTAGGGCTTATGATCCGTGCATTTCCTGCTCGGCGCATCTTGTTAGGGTTGTGAGGTTGAACGAGTGA
- a CDS encoding DUF5698 domain-containing protein, whose product MSEILKISTVCISVFFARLLQNTIGTVRDIWVLRGQRFRASFLSFLETTIWFITFGVVLKNFLDAPFSLAGISYFISFSLGYALGTYLGVNIEEKMAVGHVTVQVISVTKSREIGLALRNAGYPMTIIKGRGLRGNRLIYQSVIARRHLSDFLKLVRKTDPEAFITIMDTKGIIKKGKVRT is encoded by the coding sequence ATGAGTGAAATACTGAAGATATCCACTGTCTGCATTTCCGTGTTCTTTGCCCGACTTCTGCAAAACACAATCGGAACGGTCAGAGACATATGGGTTCTCAGAGGCCAGAGATTTCGTGCTTCTTTTCTGAGCTTTTTAGAGACCACAATCTGGTTCATCACCTTTGGGGTCGTTTTGAAGAACTTCCTCGATGCTCCTTTCAGTCTCGCCGGCATCAGCTATTTCATATCTTTTTCCCTAGGATACGCACTCGGAACTTACCTCGGCGTAAACATTGAGGAAAAAATGGCTGTAGGTCATGTCACAGTTCAGGTCATTTCAGTGACCAAAAGCAGAGAAATCGGACTGGCCCTTAGAAATGCAGGTTACCCAATGACAATAATCAAAGGACGCGGATTGCGCGGAAACAGACTAATCTATCAGTCAGTCATAGCCCGAAGACATCTTTCCGACTTCCTCAAACTTGTTAGAAAAACCGACCCCGAAGCCTTCATCACGATAATGGATACAAAAGGGATCATCAAGAAGGGAAAGGTCAGGACTTGA